One Dysosmobacter welbionis DNA segment encodes these proteins:
- a CDS encoding DUF624 domain-containing protein: MRHLFDLDSPVMSALSTLLDFFVLSILTLLCSLPVVTAGASWCALYSSMVDMVAGAPMHIRGYFSHFRQLFKPATKCWVAILALAYLFYLDFQAIGSLPPSVQLFFWGGVLFLVFCLLMALAFLPPVINANPSLRFLQLWKAALVQGIGRLPRSLAILAVLVIPAVVLFFSPRWFWLLIFVWSFLWPAAAGYLWARLTVRLFGPLVN, translated from the coding sequence GTGCGCCACCTGTTTGATCTGGACTCCCCTGTGATGTCCGCCCTGTCCACCCTGCTGGACTTCTTCGTCCTCAGCATCCTCACTCTGCTCTGCTCCCTGCCAGTGGTCACCGCCGGGGCCTCCTGGTGCGCGCTATATAGCTCCATGGTAGACATGGTGGCCGGTGCCCCGATGCATATCCGGGGGTACTTTTCCCACTTCCGGCAGCTCTTCAAGCCCGCCACGAAATGTTGGGTGGCCATCCTGGCTTTGGCGTATCTGTTCTATCTGGACTTCCAGGCCATCGGCAGTCTGCCCCCTTCTGTCCAACTCTTCTTCTGGGGAGGCGTGCTGTTTCTGGTGTTCTGCCTGCTGATGGCCTTGGCCTTCCTGCCGCCGGTAATCAACGCCAATCCCTCCCTTCGCTTCCTGCAGCTGTGGAAGGCGGCCCTAGTCCAAGGCATTGGGCGGCTGCCCCGGTCTCTGGCAATTTTGGCAGTGCTGGTCATCCCTGCTGTAGTGCTGTTCTTCTCTCCCCGGTGGTTCTGGCTGCTGATTTTCGTGTGGTCTTTCTTGTGGCCAGCAGCAGCGGGCTACCTGTGGGCCCGACTTACGGTTCGGCTATTCGGGCCTCTGGTCAATTGA
- a CDS encoding MATE family efflux transporter — protein sequence MKQITYSQPDQSPLFRPILRFSIPLMLTGLLQLAYNTADSVVVGRYAGSTSLAAVGATTSIIFLLVTLFNGVSIGTNYLTARYYGAGDQEAISQTVHCSAVLSVILGLMAGVVGILFSTPLLELAGAPMDVLPLSSLYLKIYFLGIPALVAYNFGSAILRAVGDTLYPLIFMIVSGAMNVGLNLLFVIVFHLGVAGVAIATSVSQLLSAVLVIIRLCTINSICRLDLRKIRLYPDKAALMLKIGLSAGIQGIIFSIANVMIQSAVNSFGSAVIAGNSAASGLENFIHTAQNTFYQATITFTSQSLGAKRPRQAVQVFWICMGLTVGLGLVMCVLLRLFQPQLLGIYVKPADDAYEAVMAAGVTRVLAISQFQWIGGMMETACGSIRGLGKTINPTVTTLIGACGLRVIWLYTIFKAVGTIESLYWSYPVSWTLTLVIHIVFLLIYKRQLEALQKGENACAPPV from the coding sequence TTGAAACAAATCACATACAGTCAGCCGGATCAGTCACCGCTTTTCCGCCCCATCTTACGCTTTTCAATCCCCCTGATGCTCACCGGCCTCTTGCAGCTGGCCTATAACACGGCGGATTCCGTAGTGGTAGGCCGCTATGCCGGCAGCACTTCTCTGGCAGCAGTAGGGGCCACTACCTCTATTATCTTTTTGCTGGTGACGCTGTTCAACGGCGTATCCATCGGCACCAACTATCTCACCGCCCGGTACTACGGTGCCGGGGATCAGGAGGCCATCTCCCAGACGGTCCACTGCTCCGCCGTCCTCAGCGTGATCCTGGGGCTGATGGCCGGTGTCGTGGGGATTCTTTTCTCCACACCGCTGCTGGAGCTGGCCGGGGCTCCAATGGATGTGCTGCCGCTCTCCTCTCTTTATTTGAAGATCTACTTTCTTGGCATCCCCGCCCTGGTAGCCTATAACTTCGGCAGTGCCATCCTGCGGGCAGTGGGGGACACATTGTATCCCCTAATCTTCATGATCGTTTCCGGTGCGATGAACGTGGGACTGAACCTGCTATTCGTTATTGTCTTTCATCTGGGTGTGGCAGGTGTGGCTATCGCCACCTCCGTCTCTCAGCTGCTCTCCGCCGTTCTGGTGATCATCCGGCTGTGCACGATCAATTCCATATGCCGTCTGGACCTGCGGAAGATCCGCCTCTACCCCGACAAAGCCGCGCTCATGTTGAAGATCGGCCTCTCCGCCGGCATCCAGGGCATCATCTTCTCCATCGCCAACGTGATGATCCAGTCTGCCGTAAACTCTTTCGGCTCCGCCGTCATCGCAGGGAACTCCGCCGCCTCCGGGCTGGAGAACTTTATCCACACCGCCCAGAACACCTTCTATCAGGCTACTATCACCTTCACCAGCCAGAGCCTGGGGGCCAAACGGCCTCGGCAGGCGGTCCAGGTCTTTTGGATCTGCATGGGACTGACGGTGGGCCTGGGTCTGGTGATGTGCGTGCTGCTGCGGCTCTTCCAGCCCCAGCTGCTGGGCATCTACGTCAAGCCCGCGGATGACGCCTATGAGGCCGTGATGGCCGCCGGTGTGACCCGGGTCCTGGCTATCAGTCAGTTCCAGTGGATAGGCGGCATGATGGAAACCGCCTGCGGCTCCATCCGCGGCTTGGGCAAAACCATCAACCCCACCGTCACCACACTGATCGGTGCCTGTGGACTGCGGGTCATCTGGCTGTATACCATCTTCAAAGCTGTGGGGACCATCGAGAGCCTGTACTGGTCCTATCCCGTCTCCTGGACGCTAACCTTGGTCATCCACATCGTTTTCCTGCTGATCTACAAGCGCCAGCTGGAAGCCCTACAGAAAGGAGAAAACGCCTGTGCGCCACCTGTTTGA
- a CDS encoding LacI family DNA-binding transcriptional regulator, translating into MKITVRKIAEEAGVSPASVSRYINGSEDVSSEIASKVESALFSLGGSPVVRRPRKQIILILLTHLRFDFYGRTLAELLEQEPQSEYTFMLLRYNPQSPETVRNFVSRMHPVGVIYFEEEIDSGILQYLQSCGLRTVMCGGVALDHQSDRVHVNDIAAAYEGTNYLLDLGHREILFLSDDEQKIGAGFQRITGSRKAMEERGLEFPESLVLRGGVTFEAGYQAMATALREKKQFTAAFAFSDELAVGVMAALYDAGLRVPEDISVLGYDDLTIATRIRPALTTIHQPIDVFIEKSLELFRQPPKSIHSEILLPHSIVERQSCRRLSDPVPKSV; encoded by the coding sequence ATGAAGATCACCGTCCGGAAAATCGCGGAGGAAGCCGGTGTGTCACCGGCCTCCGTCTCTCGCTATATTAACGGATCTGAGGACGTCAGCTCTGAGATTGCCAGCAAGGTGGAGAGCGCCCTGTTCTCCTTGGGCGGAAGTCCGGTGGTCCGGCGGCCCCGCAAGCAGATCATCCTGATCCTGCTAACCCATCTGCGGTTTGACTTCTACGGGCGCACCTTGGCGGAGCTGCTGGAGCAGGAGCCGCAGAGCGAATACACCTTCATGCTGCTGCGCTATAACCCCCAGTCGCCGGAGACAGTGCGGAACTTCGTGAGCCGGATGCATCCCGTTGGCGTGATCTACTTTGAGGAGGAGATCGACAGCGGCATCCTGCAGTATCTCCAAAGCTGCGGCCTGCGGACGGTGATGTGCGGCGGCGTGGCCCTGGACCACCAGTCCGACCGAGTCCATGTAAATGACATCGCCGCCGCCTATGAGGGTACCAATTACCTGCTGGATCTGGGCCACCGGGAGATTCTCTTCCTCTCGGACGACGAGCAGAAGATCGGCGCTGGGTTCCAGCGGATCACCGGCAGCCGCAAGGCGATGGAGGAGCGGGGACTGGAATTCCCGGAGTCCCTGGTACTCCGGGGCGGCGTCACCTTCGAGGCCGGCTACCAAGCCATGGCCACAGCCCTGCGGGAGAAAAAGCAATTCACCGCGGCATTCGCCTTCAGCGATGAGCTGGCGGTGGGCGTCATGGCGGCCCTGTACGACGCGGGGCTGCGGGTGCCTGAGGATATATCGGTCCTGGGCTATGACGACCTGACCATCGCAACCCGGATCCGTCCGGCGCTGACCACCATCCATCAACCCATCGATGTGTTCATCGAGAAATCTCTAGAGTTGTTCCGCCAGCCGCCGAAGTCGATCCACTCGGAGATTCTGCTGCCTCACTCCATTGTGGAGCGGCAGAGCTGCCGCCGGCTCAGCGATCCGGTGCCAAAATCTGTTTGA
- a CDS encoding ABC transporter substrate-binding protein, translating to MKKKITALLLALTLLLSATALTGCGGSGESSDGPVSLTLSLWDEAQLPVIQENVDAFNAAHEGEIKVNIEQIPWDTYWTKLDASLETNEAPDVFWMNTYVQKYVDAGVLEPLDSYIEGESFDMSVYAEGRVNAYNVNGQQYALPKGLDAVAVALNTELFDRYGVELPQEGWTWDDMRDIATQLRDAIAAAGGSEYPIVMELDAQPSWMNFLYQNGGNYLSDDGKTCGIALPESKDAIQQVVDLMNDEQMAPYSVLTETKGTDLFISGQAAIVFIGSWKSGVLEDSSLAADGNVQLIQMPSMAVDNKTNMGGLGYVMSANCENKEAAWELMKYITGEEAMSHEAEEGIDIPAYLSAQEGYVANFKNINAQVFMDASANGFAYPSNGNFDWTTIVDDAMQEAFGQVKTVDEAMDEGVAEAQAILDEVFG from the coding sequence ATGAAAAAGAAGATTACAGCATTGCTCCTGGCACTGACGCTGCTCCTTTCCGCAACAGCTCTCACCGGTTGCGGCGGCAGCGGCGAAAGCTCCGACGGTCCCGTCAGCCTGACCCTGTCCCTGTGGGATGAGGCCCAGCTGCCGGTGATCCAGGAAAATGTGGACGCTTTTAACGCTGCTCACGAGGGAGAGATCAAAGTCAACATCGAGCAGATCCCCTGGGACACCTACTGGACCAAGCTGGATGCCTCTCTGGAGACCAATGAGGCCCCGGATGTGTTCTGGATGAACACCTACGTCCAGAAATATGTGGACGCCGGGGTTCTGGAGCCTCTGGACAGCTACATTGAGGGCGAGAGCTTTGATATGAGCGTCTATGCCGAAGGGCGTGTGAACGCCTACAATGTGAACGGCCAGCAGTACGCCCTGCCCAAGGGGCTGGATGCTGTGGCGGTGGCCCTGAACACCGAGCTGTTTGACCGCTACGGTGTGGAGCTGCCCCAGGAGGGCTGGACCTGGGATGACATGCGGGACATCGCCACCCAGCTGCGGGACGCCATCGCGGCCGCCGGAGGCAGCGAGTACCCCATCGTCATGGAGCTGGACGCCCAGCCGTCCTGGATGAACTTCCTGTATCAGAACGGCGGCAACTACCTCAGCGATGACGGCAAGACATGCGGCATCGCCCTGCCGGAGTCCAAGGACGCCATCCAACAGGTAGTGGACCTGATGAACGATGAGCAGATGGCTCCCTACTCCGTGCTGACGGAGACCAAGGGCACCGACCTCTTCATCTCCGGCCAGGCGGCCATCGTCTTCATCGGCTCCTGGAAGTCCGGCGTGCTGGAGGACAGCTCTCTGGCGGCAGACGGCAATGTCCAGCTGATCCAGATGCCCTCCATGGCTGTGGACAACAAGACCAACATGGGCGGTCTGGGCTATGTTATGTCTGCCAACTGCGAGAACAAGGAAGCCGCCTGGGAGTTGATGAAGTACATCACCGGCGAAGAGGCCATGAGCCACGAGGCGGAAGAGGGCATCGACATCCCGGCGTACCTGTCCGCACAGGAGGGGTATGTGGCCAACTTTAAAAATATCAACGCGCAGGTATTTATGGACGCATCCGCCAACGGCTTTGCCTATCCCTCCAACGGCAATTTTGACTGGACCACCATCGTGGATGACGCCATGCAGGAGGCATTCGGTCAGGTGAAGACTGTGGACGAGGCTATGGATGAGGGGGTTGCGGAGGCACAGGCCATTCTGGACGAGGTCTTTGGCTGA
- a CDS encoding carbohydrate ABC transporter permease produces the protein MHCVHLHPAHVCGTAAVQYHSLHSEYPLQLSEDGDLRGGTFIGLKNYQDLLKDDTFWLALQNTVFYAVVGVPLVIIFSIFLAHQINKKIRGRTIYRTLLFIPAITIPAAIGILWRWILNYQYGIFNWILEKLGFSRISWLGDVKYVRWAIILVVVWSMVSYYVIIMLAAMQGIDSSYYEAARLDGASSRQVFFKITLPMLTPMIFFSVIMVTIGILQIFDFIYLMVDRQTLSYTYSMSLVTYFYECAFNKSSMRGYGRPSPWCWLPSSW, from the coding sequence GTGCACTGCGTACATCTTCATCCTGCCCATGTTTGCGGGACTGCTGCTGTTCAGTATCATTCCCTTCATTCAGAATATCCTCTACAGCTTTCGGAAGATGGGGACCTTCGGGGAGGGACCTTCATCGGCCTGAAGAACTATCAGGACCTGCTGAAGGACGACACCTTCTGGCTGGCGCTGCAGAACACGGTGTTCTATGCCGTGGTGGGCGTGCCGCTGGTCATCATCTTCTCCATCTTTCTGGCCCATCAGATCAACAAGAAGATCCGGGGCCGCACGATCTACCGGACTCTGCTGTTTATCCCGGCAATTACCATCCCGGCAGCGATCGGTATCTTGTGGCGGTGGATTCTCAACTATCAGTACGGCATCTTCAACTGGATCTTGGAGAAGCTGGGCTTTTCCCGGATCTCTTGGCTGGGTGATGTAAAATATGTTCGATGGGCAATCATCCTGGTGGTGGTCTGGTCCATGGTCAGCTACTATGTTATCATCATGCTGGCAGCTATGCAGGGCATTGACAGCTCCTATTATGAGGCTGCCCGTCTGGACGGCGCCAGCAGCCGTCAGGTGTTTTTTAAGATCACTCTGCCCATGCTGACCCCCATGATCTTTTTCTCCGTCATCATGGTGACGATCGGCATTCTGCAGATCTTCGATTTCATCTACCTGATGGTGGACCGGCAGACGCTGTCGTACACCTACAGCATGAGTCTGGTGACGTACTTCTACGAGTGCGCCTTCAATAAGAGCAGCATGCGGGGATACGGGCGGCCATCTCCGTGGTGCTGGCTGCCATCATCATGGTGA
- a CDS encoding carbohydrate ABC transporter permease gives MKQKRDRLNDESRLSRFTTHVVLIFASFLAFGPFVWMFLTSIKTYEETIQIPMKFLPEIPQWVNFSIVSDKLNFPQLYLNTILVTIMMIVGQILIVTICAYAFDRLNFPGKNVLFMGMLALMMVPGQIFIIPRFKLMVNLGLTNTLVGLVLPGLFNIFGVFLMRQFFSTLPRELDEAARIDGCSYFRTYWNVLLPLVKPGLTTLAILGMLNTWKDLMWPLINNSQADKMTLAAGLAMLIGEHTTYYEQVMAGGVIAVLPLIVLFVIFQRQFVQGIAHSGIKG, from the coding sequence ATGAAACAGAAAAGAGACCGCCTGAACGACGAGAGCAGGCTTTCGCGCTTCACCACTCATGTGGTGCTGATCTTTGCGTCGTTCCTGGCCTTTGGCCCCTTCGTCTGGATGTTTCTCACATCCATCAAGACGTACGAGGAGACCATTCAGATCCCCATGAAGTTCCTGCCGGAGATTCCCCAATGGGTGAATTTCAGCATCGTCTCCGATAAGCTGAATTTTCCCCAGCTGTATCTGAACACCATTCTGGTGACGATCATGATGATCGTGGGCCAGATCCTGATCGTCACGATCTGCGCCTATGCCTTTGACCGGCTGAATTTCCCGGGCAAGAACGTCCTCTTTATGGGGATGCTGGCACTGATGATGGTGCCCGGTCAGATCTTCATCATCCCCCGCTTCAAGCTGATGGTGAATCTGGGCCTGACCAACACCCTGGTGGGCCTGGTGCTGCCGGGACTGTTCAATATCTTCGGCGTGTTCCTGATGCGGCAGTTTTTCTCCACTTTGCCGCGGGAGCTGGACGAGGCGGCCCGCATCGACGGGTGCAGCTACTTCCGGACCTACTGGAATGTGCTGCTGCCCCTGGTGAAGCCGGGGCTGACCACGCTGGCCATCCTGGGCATGCTGAACACCTGGAAGGACCTGATGTGGCCCCTGATCAACAACTCCCAGGCGGACAAGATGACGCTGGCAGCGGGCCTTGCCATGCTGATCGGCGAACATACGACGTATTATGAGCAGGTCATGGCCGGCGGCGTCATCGCTGTGCTGCCTCTGATCGTACTGTTTGTGATTTTCCAGCGGCAGTTTGTACAGGGCATTGCCCACAGCGGCATCAAAGGCTGA
- a CDS encoding amidohydrolase family protein: MFYRYPINDVHIHLFDPKDIDECIAMVDECGYTNWTFLACTVIDSPFALAQNLLCALMKLKEGGRCQAFGSFHYNGDVVPDADDLLRQIQWFDQAGFDGIKMLDGKPGVRRRQNLRLDAPNYDKMFDYAQRTQFPILYHINDPIEFWYRDRLPQWAVEKNFFYGDGTFPHKFEIDEETFGFLRKHPNLNLCIPHFFFISDQPGLCCEMLDRYPNLFFDITPGWEMFENFAKDREYWRSFFSEYSHKILFGTDTFSDHWRETVTCLRRVMETDEPFVAFEENCVGLDLPEKTLRDIYFNNYHKFIRRMDKKINVDMVLEYADTLYDRIPAGENRQMISDTIDYLKAEIGKFR; this comes from the coding sequence ATGTTTTACCGGTACCCGATCAATGATGTCCACATCCACCTGTTCGACCCCAAGGACATCGACGAGTGCATCGCCATGGTGGATGAGTGCGGATATACCAACTGGACGTTCCTGGCCTGTACGGTCATCGACAGTCCCTTCGCTCTGGCCCAGAATCTGCTGTGCGCCCTGATGAAGCTGAAGGAGGGCGGCCGCTGCCAGGCGTTCGGTTCCTTCCACTACAATGGGGACGTGGTGCCGGACGCGGATGACCTGTTGCGGCAGATCCAGTGGTTCGACCAAGCGGGCTTCGACGGTATCAAGATGCTGGATGGCAAGCCCGGCGTGCGCCGTCGGCAAAATCTGCGGCTGGACGCCCCCAACTACGACAAAATGTTCGACTACGCCCAGCGGACCCAATTCCCTATCCTGTATCACATCAACGACCCCATCGAGTTCTGGTATCGGGATCGGCTGCCCCAGTGGGCGGTGGAGAAGAACTTCTTCTACGGCGACGGAACTTTCCCCCACAAGTTCGAGATCGATGAGGAGACTTTCGGCTTCCTGCGCAAGCATCCGAATCTGAACCTGTGCATCCCGCACTTCTTCTTCATCTCCGACCAGCCGGGCCTGTGCTGCGAGATGCTGGACCGCTATCCCAACCTGTTCTTTGACATCACTCCGGGATGGGAGATGTTTGAGAACTTTGCCAAGGACCGGGAGTACTGGCGCAGCTTCTTCTCGGAGTACTCCCACAAGATCCTCTTCGGCACGGACACCTTCTCCGACCACTGGAGGGAGACCGTCACCTGCCTGCGCCGGGTGATGGAGACTGACGAGCCCTTCGTTGCCTTTGAGGAGAACTGCGTGGGCCTGGACCTGCCGGAGAAGACCCTGCGGGACATCTATTTCAACAACTACCACAAGTTCATCCGCCGGATGGACAAGAAGATCAACGTGGACATGGTGCTGGAATATGCCGACACCCTGTATGACCGCATCCCCGCGGGAGAGAACCGCCAGATGATCTCCGACACCATCGACTATCTGAAGGCGGAGATCGGCAAATTCCGGTAA
- a CDS encoding glycoside hydrolase, producing MKLCVIGGAGARSAFLTKSLVKSTRDIRVDHIVLLDNDQQKLKTYGEISRELSRRLDPDLTFEVTSDARAALTGVDYIITTIRAGGDAGRLFDEQTCLAHGVLGQETTGAGGFAMAIRSVPTLVYYCTLAREVANPGHLIFNFTNPSGIITQALRSKGFDNVYGICDAPSGFIKQLEEILEIPYGTLDIECYGLNHLSWFRNAKVNGRDVQRELLDNPRTYEHSEMRLFTREMARISGDCMLNEYLYFYYRRVKSLSMIQKADHPRGEMIYLINRELEEQLARLELPRDFEQAFSLYMTAYGKRENAYFSVESGACREKVWNPPTVEEFLTAPDEGGYAAVALRFIRAITDGENCRMVLSVPNNGAIDGLRDDDVVEITCDIRSDGAHPVRIGAIDEFQLQQIKRLKYFERCTIQAILEDDRDAAVKGLALHPLVNDFELAETLTDIFFDKYAEFIHMNETP from the coding sequence GTGAAACTGTGTGTGATCGGCGGGGCCGGTGCCCGCTCCGCGTTTTTGACCAAATCTCTCGTGAAGAGCACCCGGGACATCCGGGTGGACCACATTGTCCTGCTTGACAACGACCAGCAGAAGCTGAAGACTTACGGGGAGATCTCCCGGGAGCTGTCCCGTCGGCTGGACCCGGACCTGACCTTTGAGGTCACCTCCGACGCCCGGGCCGCCCTGACGGGAGTGGACTACATCATCACCACCATCCGGGCCGGCGGGGACGCCGGGCGGCTGTTTGATGAGCAGACCTGCCTGGCCCACGGCGTACTGGGACAGGAGACCACGGGTGCCGGAGGCTTCGCCATGGCCATCCGGTCCGTGCCCACCCTGGTGTACTACTGCACCCTGGCCCGGGAGGTGGCCAACCCCGGCCATCTGATTTTCAACTTTACCAATCCCAGCGGGATCATCACCCAAGCCCTGCGGTCCAAAGGGTTCGACAACGTGTACGGAATCTGCGACGCCCCCAGCGGCTTCATCAAGCAGCTGGAGGAGATTCTGGAGATCCCCTACGGCACGCTGGATATCGAGTGCTACGGCCTGAACCACCTGTCCTGGTTCCGCAATGCCAAAGTCAACGGCCGGGACGTGCAGCGGGAGCTGCTGGACAATCCCCGGACCTATGAGCATTCGGAGATGCGGCTCTTTACCCGGGAGATGGCCCGGATCAGCGGAGACTGCATGCTCAACGAGTATCTGTACTTCTACTACCGGCGGGTGAAGTCTCTGTCCATGATCCAGAAGGCGGATCATCCCCGGGGAGAGATGATCTACCTCATCAACCGCGAGCTGGAGGAACAGCTGGCCCGACTGGAGCTGCCCCGGGATTTCGAGCAGGCGTTCAGCCTGTATATGACCGCCTACGGCAAGCGGGAAAACGCCTATTTCTCTGTGGAGAGCGGAGCCTGCCGGGAAAAGGTGTGGAATCCGCCCACGGTGGAGGAGTTCCTCACCGCCCCGGATGAGGGCGGCTACGCAGCGGTGGCCTTGCGGTTCATCCGGGCCATCACCGATGGGGAGAACTGCCGGATGGTGCTGTCCGTTCCAAACAACGGGGCCATCGACGGTCTGCGGGACGACGATGTGGTGGAGATCACCTGCGATATCCGCTCCGACGGCGCCCATCCCGTCCGCATTGGTGCCATCGACGAGTTTCAGCTTCAGCAGATCAAGCGGCTGAAGTACTTTGAGCGGTGCACCATCCAGGCCATCTTGGAAGATGACCGGGATGCGGCCGTCAAAGGCCTGGCCCTGCATCCGCTGGTGAACGACTTCGAGCTGGCGGAGACGTTGACGGATATCTTCTTTGACAAATACGCGGAATTTATCCACATGAACGAGACGCCTTAA
- a CDS encoding carbohydrate kinase family protein translates to MYDFKTFAQMNLDLIFQGFDRMPQPGEEAFAKRFTMQLGGGPIVCPIVLEQLGFRVRLGTFLGQDDVSNLCRRLLDQRGFSSYDEFAQDNPDPVVVTSVFSWEHDRGFLAHNEGVYESILDPETVYGFLRDAKVVFAPVGQPEVTRRLHEEGVKVVYDSGWSDDLSIDGIKAFLPYIDVYTPNDKEARKLAGTDDLEEAVRFLAGYTPHPVVTLGKGGCAYWHDGSIRYVSAIDEFRAVDTTGAGDNFLTGIIYGLLTEEPLDRCVRLGNIFAGKSTTAVGCFGAAVTPALIRKYL, encoded by the coding sequence ATGTACGATTTCAAGACCTTTGCACAAATGAATCTGGACTTGATCTTCCAAGGCTTTGACCGGATGCCCCAGCCCGGGGAGGAGGCCTTTGCAAAGCGATTCACCATGCAGTTGGGGGGAGGCCCCATCGTCTGCCCCATCGTGCTGGAGCAACTGGGCTTCCGGGTCCGGCTGGGGACGTTTCTGGGGCAGGACGATGTGAGCAACCTGTGCCGCCGCCTGCTGGACCAGCGGGGCTTCTCCAGCTACGACGAGTTCGCCCAGGACAACCCGGACCCGGTGGTAGTGACCAGCGTGTTCTCTTGGGAACACGACCGGGGATTTCTGGCCCACAATGAGGGCGTCTATGAGAGCATTTTGGATCCGGAGACCGTCTATGGCTTCCTGCGGGACGCCAAGGTGGTGTTTGCCCCGGTGGGGCAGCCGGAGGTGACCCGCCGCCTTCATGAGGAGGGAGTGAAGGTAGTCTACGACAGCGGCTGGAGCGATGACCTGTCCATTGACGGCATCAAGGCGTTCCTGCCCTATATCGATGTCTACACACCCAATGACAAGGAGGCACGGAAGCTGGCCGGCACAGATGACCTGGAGGAAGCTGTCCGCTTTCTGGCGGGCTACACGCCTCACCCGGTGGTGACGCTGGGCAAGGGTGGCTGCGCATACTGGCACGACGGTTCCATCCGCTATGTATCGGCCATCGATGAATTCCGGGCGGTGGATACTACCGGCGCCGGAGACAACTTCCTCACCGGCATCATTTACGGCTTGCTGACGGAGGAGCCCCTGGACCGCTGTGTGCGGCTGGGGAACATCTTCGCGGGTAAGTCCACCACGGCGGTGGGCTGCTTTGGCGCGGCGGTGACGCCGGCACTAATCCGAAAATATCTGTGA
- a CDS encoding DsbA family oxidoreductase codes for MCLPPRVIPRPYTDLAFQGWCFAGERDRGESFYKAVFQAYFVDERDIGDLSVLTELAENCGLSGQDFRAALVAGTYTETVRRQSRLSRDLLGIHMVPTILSGKKRLEGFVPNLIELKAWLDAVR; via the coding sequence ATGTGTCTGCCGCCCCGGGTGATTCCCCGGCCATACACGGACCTGGCTTTCCAGGGCTGGTGCTTTGCTGGGGAACGGGACAGAGGAGAGTCCTTCTATAAAGCGGTGTTTCAAGCCTATTTTGTAGATGAGCGGGATATTGGAGATTTGTCTGTGCTGACGGAACTGGCAGAGAACTGCGGTCTGTCAGGGCAGGACTTCCGCGCAGCCTTGGTGGCAGGGACTTATACAGAGACCGTCCGCCGGCAATCCCGCCTGTCCCGGGATTTGCTGGGTATTCACATGGTGCCTACCATTTTATCAGGAAAAAAACGACTGGAAGGCTTTGTTCCGAACTTGATAGAGCTGAAGGCATGGTTGGATGCGGTGCGTTGA
- a CDS encoding helix-turn-helix domain-containing protein → MSADGVFDFGLRLRRLRKDRGMSRASLAKRLDVSKETVYRYEDNLQDPALNRMKRNNGLRSTSLYGCLFITDSGV, encoded by the coding sequence ATGTCGGCAGATGGAGTTTTTGATTTTGGATTAAGGTTACGTCGTCTTCGGAAAGATCGCGGGATGTCGCGTGCATCTTTGGCAAAACGGCTCGACGTGAGCAAAGAAACTGTATATCGTTATGAAGACAATTTGCAGGATCCCGCACTAAACCGTATGAAGAGGAACAACGGACTACGCTCAACGAGTTTATACGGGTGTTTGTTCATAACTGATTCAGGTGTTTAA
- a CDS encoding helix-turn-helix domain-containing protein yields MKDEYSQIIVKRILELCRQRDFTIYQLSAMSGISYSTLDNLINHKTFNPKIKTLHKIASAFSLTLSEFFDYPELEEFSFEDTHSD; encoded by the coding sequence ATGAAGGACGAATATTCACAAATTATTGTCAAACGGATTTTGGAGCTATGTAGGCAACGTGACTTCACAATATATCAGTTGTCTGCCATGAGTGGTATCAGCTACTCAACACTTGATAATCTCATAAATCACAAGACATTCAATCCAAAAATAAAGACGCTTCACAAGATCGCATCTGCATTCAGTCTTACGTTATCTGAATTTTTTGACTATCCAGAACTGGAAGAATTTTCATTTGAAGATACGCATAGTGATTAA